Proteins encoded together in one Luteimonas fraxinea window:
- a CDS encoding LysR family transcriptional regulator, which produces MELRHLRCFLAVAEELHFARAAERLHIEQSPLSRAIKELEEELGVVLFARTTRRTQLTRAGKLFLDHVPRVFAALQQARDSVKAAANGFHGQLRIALSDGITPSRLPALLALCRQEEPEVEIRLTEVPLAQQIKGLHDDLYDVGFARADDAGDGIVALPVWNDPLTVAVPARHPLLAHKRIPLEELLRYPLVLCDQQACEGHARQVERVLRRVDMEPLVAERVASCDLMMALVSAGFALGLTGAAHIAASREQGVVARPLVGRSPMLTTYLLRLDSEPSETLARFIGRVQAIESPEDTGPTPDDDPDSLEDSEP; this is translated from the coding sequence ATGGAGTTGCGTCATCTTCGTTGCTTTCTAGCGGTGGCCGAAGAACTGCACTTTGCCCGTGCCGCCGAGCGGTTGCACATCGAGCAGTCGCCGTTGTCGCGGGCCATCAAGGAACTGGAGGAAGAACTGGGCGTGGTGCTGTTCGCCCGCACCACACGCAGGACGCAGCTGACACGCGCGGGCAAGCTGTTCCTGGATCATGTGCCGCGCGTCTTCGCCGCTTTGCAGCAGGCGCGCGACAGCGTGAAGGCAGCCGCCAACGGCTTCCACGGCCAGTTGCGCATTGCACTGTCCGATGGCATCACGCCGTCGCGCCTGCCAGCGCTACTGGCGCTATGCCGACAAGAGGAACCGGAAGTCGAAATCCGCCTGACCGAAGTGCCGCTGGCGCAGCAGATCAAGGGGTTGCACGACGATCTATACGACGTGGGCTTTGCCCGCGCCGATGACGCCGGCGATGGCATCGTCGCCTTGCCCGTCTGGAACGATCCGCTGACGGTGGCCGTGCCCGCGCGCCATCCCTTGCTGGCCCACAAGCGCATCCCGCTCGAAGAACTGCTGCGCTACCCGCTGGTGCTGTGCGATCAGCAGGCGTGCGAAGGCCATGCGCGGCAGGTCGAGCGCGTGCTGCGCCGCGTGGACATGGAACCGCTGGTGGCCGAGCGGGTGGCGTCCTGCGACCTGATGATGGCGCTGGTTTCGGCCGGCTTCGCCCTGGGCCTGACCGGCGCCGCGCACATTGCGGCCAGCCGAGAACAGGGCGTCGTCGCGCGGCCGTTGGTCGGCCGTTCGCCGATGCTCACGACCTACCTGCTGCGCCTGGATAGCGAACCTTCGGAAACGCTGGCCCGCTTCATCGGGCGCGTACAGGCCATCGAGTCACCGGAAGACACAGGGCCAACACCGGACGACGATCCCGACTCCCTGGAGGACTCCGAACCATGA
- a CDS encoding MFS transporter yields MFFMLGLCFGSWSSRVATIKDELSLSDGVLGSTLFAMSAGLVLSLPAAGWAIAKLGSRVIGVAAIIANAVLLALIPFAMDAYQLAILLFVFGFSYSAVNVSNNTQASLSEVISGKTKLPFFHGIWGLAGFVGAGIGTLMIGQDIALPLHFGVISFIALISALACWRFLHDKPSLEQSGKAFAIPDKSLINYGLITFCSMACEGIMYDWSVVYFQDVVSPERKFVGLGFTVFMGAMTIGRLALNRFVDRFGIRRTLQWSGILTLIGMAMTVLHPSLLSSIVGFCLVGFGIGAVIPLVASAAAKSSTMAPSSAIASVLTIGFLGLLIGPPLIGFLSDAFGLRYAFLLCVLMAFGIIYRASKISDQSP; encoded by the coding sequence ATGTTCTTCATGCTGGGATTGTGCTTCGGAAGCTGGAGTTCACGAGTCGCAACGATAAAGGACGAGCTTTCGCTGTCCGATGGCGTACTCGGAAGCACACTGTTCGCCATGTCAGCCGGCCTGGTGCTTTCATTGCCGGCAGCGGGGTGGGCTATTGCAAAGCTAGGAAGCAGGGTTATCGGAGTGGCGGCCATTATTGCCAATGCCGTTCTGTTGGCCCTCATTCCCTTTGCCATGGATGCCTACCAACTGGCGATTCTGTTGTTCGTCTTTGGGTTTTCCTATAGCGCAGTCAACGTATCGAACAATACACAGGCGAGTCTATCGGAGGTCATCAGCGGGAAAACGAAACTACCATTTTTCCACGGAATATGGGGACTGGCCGGATTCGTCGGCGCAGGAATTGGTACGTTAATGATTGGCCAAGATATTGCCTTGCCTCTGCATTTCGGAGTGATATCGTTCATTGCATTGATATCCGCACTGGCGTGCTGGCGGTTCCTGCACGACAAGCCGAGCCTAGAACAATCCGGTAAGGCGTTCGCAATACCGGATAAATCTCTGATCAACTACGGCCTGATCACCTTCTGCTCCATGGCCTGCGAAGGCATCATGTACGACTGGAGTGTCGTTTACTTTCAAGATGTCGTTTCACCCGAGCGAAAGTTTGTCGGTCTTGGATTCACTGTGTTCATGGGGGCAATGACCATTGGCAGGCTTGCACTGAACCGGTTCGTGGACCGATTCGGCATAAGAAGAACTTTGCAATGGAGCGGGATACTTACGTTGATTGGCATGGCGATGACGGTGCTGCATCCCAGCCTGCTGTCGTCGATTGTCGGTTTCTGTCTTGTTGGATTCGGTATCGGAGCTGTCATTCCGTTGGTAGCAAGTGCTGCCGCGAAATCTTCAACCATGGCACCAAGCTCCGCCATAGCTTCTGTTCTGACAATTGGGTTCCTTGGCCTGCTTATCGGGCCACCATTGATCGGATTTCTATCCGATGCATTTGGACTTCGATATGCATTTCTGCTCTGCGTGCTAATGGCATTCGGAATAATTTACCGGGCAAGTAAGATATCAGATCAATCGCCATAA
- the trbB gene encoding P-type conjugative transfer ATPase TrbB produces the protein MLRTAMGPLIAAALEDPDVVEVMLNPDRTLWIDRLSSGRAPLGVELSEADGERIIRLVAAHVGAEVHRGQPLLTAELPETGERFEGILPPAAPGPAFALRKRAVNIIGLDRYVADGILTAGQADFLRRAVRERQNVLIAGGTSTGKTTLANALLAEIAATGDRVLVLEDTIELQCAARDHVPLRTRAGVVSMQELVRATMRLRPDRVIVGEVRGGEALDLIKVWGTGHPGGIATIHAGSALGALLRLEQLILEVAVNPPRALIAEAVNVVIHIAGRGRKRHVESIARLNGFDAAGYRLADAMETPFPALAPSFPSPDHPGELP, from the coding sequence ATGTTGCGCACGGCAATGGGGCCGCTGATCGCCGCAGCACTCGAAGACCCGGACGTGGTGGAAGTCATGCTCAACCCCGACCGCACACTATGGATCGATCGGCTGTCGTCGGGCCGTGCGCCGTTGGGCGTGGAGCTGTCCGAGGCCGATGGCGAACGCATCATCCGCCTGGTCGCTGCCCACGTCGGCGCGGAAGTGCATCGTGGCCAGCCGCTGCTGACCGCCGAGCTGCCCGAGACGGGCGAACGCTTCGAGGGCATCCTGCCACCTGCCGCACCGGGGCCGGCCTTCGCGCTGCGCAAGCGTGCCGTGAACATCATCGGCCTGGATCGCTACGTGGCCGACGGCATCCTGACCGCCGGCCAAGCGGACTTCCTGCGCCGCGCTGTGCGCGAGCGGCAGAACGTCCTGATCGCAGGCGGCACCAGCACCGGCAAGACCACCTTGGCGAATGCGCTGCTGGCCGAGATCGCCGCCACCGGCGATCGCGTGCTGGTACTCGAAGACACCATCGAACTGCAATGCGCGGCCCGTGACCATGTACCGCTGCGCACCCGTGCGGGCGTGGTGTCGATGCAGGAGCTGGTGCGCGCCACGATGCGCCTGCGCCCAGACCGGGTGATCGTCGGCGAAGTGCGCGGCGGCGAAGCCCTCGACCTCATCAAAGTGTGGGGCACGGGACACCCCGGCGGCATCGCCACGATCCACGCCGGTTCCGCGCTGGGCGCGCTGCTGCGCCTCGAACAGTTGATTCTCGAAGTTGCGGTGAATCCGCCGCGGGCGCTGATCGCCGAAGCGGTCAACGTCGTCATCCACATCGCCGGTCGTGGCCGCAAGCGCCACGTCGAAAGCATTGCTCGCCTCAATGGCTTCGACGCTGCCGGCTATCGCCTGGCGGACGCGATGGAAACGCCGTTTCCCGCGCTGGCGCCTTCTTTCCCGTCCCCTGACCACCCTGGAGAACTGCCATGA
- a CDS encoding CopG family transcriptional regulator has product MSQYRLNLFIQPEHAKRLDELAAKKGVSKSSIVAAALASWLSPDAGDQREAAIAKRLDRLSRQTERMERDQNIQIETLALFVRYFLTVSTPVPEAHQDAARAQGKARFEQFVEQLGRHLLRGRSLVRDVVEELHPDPMRMDDAAALAEAQERAS; this is encoded by the coding sequence ATGAGCCAATACCGACTCAACCTGTTCATCCAGCCCGAGCACGCCAAGCGCCTGGACGAATTGGCCGCCAAGAAAGGTGTCTCGAAATCCAGCATCGTCGCGGCGGCGCTGGCGTCCTGGTTGTCGCCGGACGCGGGCGACCAGCGCGAGGCAGCCATCGCCAAGCGGCTGGATCGGCTGTCGCGCCAGACCGAGCGCATGGAGCGTGACCAGAACATCCAGATCGAAACGCTGGCGCTGTTCGTCCGCTACTTCCTGACCGTCAGTACACCCGTGCCCGAGGCACATCAGGACGCCGCCCGCGCCCAGGGCAAGGCCCGCTTCGAGCAATTCGTCGAACAACTCGGCCGCCACCTGCTGCGCGGCCGCAGCCTGGTGCGGGACGTGGTGGAAGAACTGCATCCCGACCCGATGCGGATGGATGACGCGGCGGCGCTGGCCGAAGCCCAGGAGCGTGCCTCATGA
- a CDS encoding S26 family signal peptidase produces the protein MTAHSTTARTPEAAPHPRSRLRARIVLAGFAAVGLAALAWAAFVQPLPRLIYNPSDSVPVGWYHVQPLDHRAASLPVGSIVLTRLPANAAALAAQRGYLPAHVPLLKRVGAVAPQHVCIVAGQVRIDGVPSAAVLPADRLGRPLPSWPQCRRLAPGELLLLSVTNPASFDSRYFGPVSASSVIGVAHPVWLETRP, from the coding sequence ATGACCGCTCATTCCACCACCGCACGCACGCCCGAAGCCGCGCCGCATCCTCGCTCGCGCCTGCGCGCTCGCATTGTGCTGGCGGGCTTCGCCGCGGTCGGCCTCGCTGCGCTGGCCTGGGCGGCTTTCGTGCAGCCGCTGCCGCGCCTGATCTACAACCCGTCCGACAGCGTTCCGGTCGGCTGGTATCACGTGCAGCCGCTTGACCATCGGGCCGCCTCGCTGCCGGTCGGCAGCATCGTCCTGACCCGATTGCCTGCCAACGCTGCCGCGCTCGCTGCGCAGCGCGGCTACCTGCCTGCTCACGTTCCGCTGCTCAAACGTGTGGGCGCGGTCGCGCCGCAACACGTCTGCATCGTCGCCGGTCAGGTTCGCATCGACGGCGTGCCTTCGGCCGCCGTGCTGCCTGCCGACCGGCTGGGCCGGCCGTTGCCATCCTGGCCGCAATGCCGCCGCCTTGCGCCTGGCGAACTGCTCCTGTTGAGCGTGACCAATCCGGCGTCGTTCGACAGCCGCTACTTCGGCCCGGTCAGCGCATCCTCTGTGATCGGCGTCGCGCATCCGGTCTGGCTGGAGACACGCCCATGA
- a CDS encoding SDR family NAD(P)-dependent oxidoreductase: MTSKQSPIHSGFGATTTAAETLVGRDLSNTTVVVTAGHSGLGLETTRALANAGARVIVAARDVEVARAKTSEISGAEVEGLDLSSLASVHDFARRFLATGRHIDILIGNAGIMACPETRVGQGWEAQFATNHLGHYVLVNLLWPALKGGARVVAVSSAGHHQSGIRWDDVQFKHSYDKWLAYGQSKTANALFAVHLDRLGQNEGVRAFSLHPGKIFTPLQRHLSQEEMIAAGWLDTSGNPADPTFKTTQQGAATQVWAATSPQLEGMGGLYCEDCDIASLASGDDDSFVGVREYAIDPEQAQRLWALSAELTGIDALSAQSSA; encoded by the coding sequence ATGACCAGCAAACAGTCTCCTATCCACTCCGGTTTCGGAGCGACAACCACCGCAGCAGAGACGCTTGTAGGGCGCGACCTATCCAACACCACTGTCGTTGTCACTGCAGGTCATTCCGGCCTAGGCCTAGAGACAACACGAGCATTGGCGAATGCCGGTGCGCGGGTCATTGTCGCTGCGCGTGATGTAGAAGTTGCTCGTGCAAAGACCAGCGAAATCTCCGGCGCCGAAGTCGAGGGGCTGGATCTTTCCAGCCTTGCCAGCGTGCATGACTTCGCGAGACGCTTCCTGGCAACCGGCCGGCATATCGACATCTTAATTGGCAACGCGGGCATCATGGCTTGCCCTGAAACCCGTGTGGGACAAGGTTGGGAAGCGCAGTTTGCCACCAATCACCTTGGGCATTATGTTCTGGTAAATCTGCTCTGGCCGGCACTCAAGGGTGGCGCCAGGGTGGTGGCCGTGTCGTCAGCCGGGCACCACCAATCCGGCATCCGCTGGGATGACGTGCAATTCAAGCACAGTTACGACAAGTGGCTGGCCTATGGGCAGTCGAAGACGGCCAATGCATTGTTTGCTGTCCATTTGGATCGTCTCGGTCAGAATGAAGGCGTGAGGGCTTTCTCCCTTCATCCTGGGAAGATTTTTACGCCACTGCAACGCCATCTGTCGCAGGAAGAAATGATTGCTGCCGGCTGGCTCGACACCAGTGGCAATCCCGCAGACCCAACGTTCAAGACAACGCAGCAAGGCGCCGCGACCCAGGTTTGGGCCGCAACATCTCCCCAACTGGAAGGCATGGGCGGCCTTTACTGCGAAGACTGTGACATTGCCAGTCTTGCTTCCGGTGACGACGATTCATTCGTCGGCGTGCGCGAGTACGCGATCGACCCTGAACAAGCACAGCGTCTTTGGGCGCTTTCGGCAGAACTTACCGGCATTGATGCTTTATCGGCGCAAAGTTCGGCTTAG
- a CDS encoding relaxase/mobilization nuclease domain-containing protein encodes MTDRRDDDFRVRPSAPKNRGKGQGQSFVSTVLKQAGKASGGKSSMRHSAAGGSDARAGQRPGSRLGRGHTAARFAGAKLTPMSRRVTIKTLLVNQRNASPQSLAKHLRYIERDGTGRDGEPGRAYGPQTDEADLDVFKEQAADDRHHFRFIVSPEDGAELDDLRTYTRHLVNRMEADLGTRLDWVAVDHWNTDNPHTHLIVRGRDDTGKDLIIAGDYIAHGFRHRAAELATEWLGPRTELEIQQTLQREVEQERWTSLDRTLQREAGEDGRVQIERFNEPRLQRQRLLLIGRLQRLQRLGLADETQPGTWAVHADTEKTLRALGERGDIIRTMQRAMSGQPRELAVFEPGDDGRTIIGRVAAKGLADELHDRGYLVIDGIDGKAHYVALNARDELASYPTGAVVEVRGSAEVRAADKNIATLASDGLYRTDHHLAIEQGRAKPGRDPQEVVPAHVRRLEALRRAGIVERVAEGLWKVPDDLPEQGRQYDAQRLGGVAVELKSHLPIERQARVIGATWLDQQLIGGGRGLGDLGFGGDAKQAMQQRADFLEEQGLAQRRGQRVILARNLLDTLRNRELAQAAKDIAAETGLEHRPVADGQRAAGIYRRSVMLASGRYAMLDDGMGFSLVPWRPVIEQRLGQQIAATVWGGGVSWEIGRQRGPQL; translated from the coding sequence ATGACCGACCGCCGCGACGACGATTTCCGCGTGCGCCCCAGCGCCCCAAAGAACCGGGGCAAGGGCCAGGGGCAGAGCTTCGTTTCCACGGTGCTCAAGCAAGCGGGCAAGGCCAGCGGCGGCAAGTCCTCGATGCGCCACTCCGCAGCCGGTGGCAGCGACGCACGCGCCGGCCAGCGTCCCGGCTCGCGCCTGGGGCGCGGCCATACGGCAGCACGCTTCGCCGGCGCGAAGCTGACCCCCATGTCGCGGCGCGTGACCATCAAGACGCTGCTGGTCAACCAGCGCAACGCCAGCCCGCAATCGCTCGCCAAGCACCTGCGCTACATCGAGCGCGACGGCACCGGCCGTGATGGCGAGCCGGGCCGGGCCTACGGGCCGCAGACCGACGAAGCCGACCTTGATGTCTTCAAGGAGCAGGCCGCCGACGACCGGCACCATTTCCGCTTCATCGTCTCCCCGGAGGACGGCGCCGAGCTGGACGACCTGCGCACCTACACCCGGCATCTGGTGAACCGGATGGAAGCCGACCTGGGGACGCGGCTGGATTGGGTGGCGGTGGATCACTGGAACACCGACAACCCGCACACCCACCTGATCGTGCGCGGGCGCGACGACACCGGCAAAGACCTCATCATCGCCGGCGACTACATCGCCCACGGCTTCCGCCATCGCGCCGCCGAGCTGGCGACGGAATGGCTGGGGCCGCGCACCGAACTGGAGATCCAGCAGACCTTGCAGCGCGAGGTGGAGCAAGAGCGGTGGACGAGCCTGGATCGCACCCTGCAACGCGAGGCCGGCGAAGACGGCAGAGTACAGATCGAACGCTTCAACGAACCCCGGCTGCAACGCCAGCGCCTGCTGCTGATCGGCCGCCTGCAACGCTTGCAGCGCCTGGGCCTGGCCGACGAGACGCAGCCCGGCACCTGGGCGGTTCACGCCGATACCGAGAAGACCTTGCGCGCCCTGGGCGAGCGTGGCGACATCATTCGCACGATGCAGCGGGCCATGAGTGGCCAGCCGCGCGAGTTGGCGGTGTTCGAGCCGGGCGACGACGGGCGAACCATTATCGGTCGCGTGGCTGCGAAGGGGCTGGCCGACGAGCTGCACGACCGGGGCTATCTGGTCATCGACGGCATTGACGGCAAGGCTCACTACGTTGCCTTGAACGCCCGCGACGAACTGGCGAGCTATCCCACCGGCGCGGTGGTGGAGGTGCGCGGTTCCGCCGAGGTGCGGGCGGCCGACAAGAACATCGCCACGCTGGCGAGCGATGGCCTGTACCGCACCGATCACCACCTGGCGATCGAGCAAGGCCGAGCCAAGCCCGGCCGCGACCCGCAAGAAGTCGTCCCGGCCCACGTCCGCCGGCTGGAAGCCCTGCGCCGGGCCGGCATCGTCGAGCGCGTGGCCGAAGGGCTGTGGAAGGTGCCGGACGATCTGCCCGAGCAGGGCCGCCAGTACGACGCGCAGCGCCTGGGCGGTGTCGCCGTGGAACTGAAATCGCACCTGCCCATCGAGCGGCAGGCCCGCGTCATCGGCGCGACCTGGCTGGATCAGCAGTTGATCGGCGGTGGTCGAGGGCTGGGGGACCTGGGCTTTGGAGGCGACGCCAAGCAGGCCATGCAGCAGCGCGCCGACTTCCTCGAAGAACAGGGGCTGGCGCAGCGGCGCGGGCAGCGGGTCATCCTGGCGCGCAACCTGCTGGACACGCTGCGCAACCGGGAACTGGCGCAGGCCGCCAAGGACATCGCCGCCGAAACCGGCCTGGAACATCGCCCGGTAGCCGACGGGCAGCGCGCCGCCGGCATCTACCGGCGCTCGGTCATGCTCGCCAGCGGGCGCTACGCGATGCTCGATGACGGCATGGGATTCAGCTTGGTGCCGTGGCGGCCAGTGATTGAACAGCGGCTGGGGCAGCAGATCGCTGCGACGGTGTGGGGTGGCGGGGTGTCATGGGAGATTGGACGACAGCGTGGCCCGCAACTTTAA
- a CDS encoding EexN family lipoprotein — MKKPIPFLLAAILTGCGPTETPENKNVPTVEELASDPARLKELRQQCKTDRATLGDMLCNRVAEATRKRFYGDGDTPYTPPKEPPKF; from the coding sequence ATGAAGAAGCCCATCCCATTCTTGTTGGCTGCGATACTGACTGGCTGCGGCCCGACCGAAACGCCAGAGAACAAGAACGTGCCGACCGTTGAAGAACTGGCGTCCGATCCCGCGCGCCTGAAAGAGCTGCGCCAGCAATGCAAGACTGATCGTGCCACGCTGGGCGACATGCTGTGCAACCGGGTGGCCGAAGCCACGCGCAAGCGGTTTTATGGTGACGGCGATACGCCCTACACACCGCCGAAGGAGCCGCCCAAGTTCTGA
- a CDS encoding conjugal transfer protein TraG — MQGQGVLFGQIVAVFGIVIAGVWGATQWTAAALGYQLRLGSPWFDFFGTPVYYPWRLFEWWFFFDAYAPQVFDTGGAIAGGSGLLAVVVAIAMSVWRSRQAKLVTTYGSARWADAADIRKAGLDQPAGIFLGKYRNDYLRHEGPEHVLTFAPTRSGKGVGLVVPTLLSWPASAVIHDIKGENWQITAGWRSRFSHCLLFNPTDASSAAYNPLLEVRRGAHEVRDVQNIADILVDPEGALEKRNHWEKTSHALLVGAILHVLYAGEDKTLRGVANFLSDPACPFELTLHRMMTTRHLGDAPHPVVASAAREVLNKSDNERSGVLSTAMSFLGLYRDPTVAQVTSRCDWRIADLISAEHPVSLYLVVPPSDISRTKPLIRLILNQIGRRLTESLDGSDGIERRHKLLLMLDEFPALGRLDFFETALAFMAGYGIRSFLIAQSLNQIDKAYGQNHSILDNCHVRVTFATNDERTAKRISETLGTATELRAQRNYAGHRLAPWLGHLMVSRQETARPLLTPGEVMQLPPDESVVMVSSVAPIKAKKLRYYADANFKRRVLPPPMLAAARYADAPPARADDWSGLAIPAVPAAPATVSADALGGPDDGGPRRQPELTEVTEYSPEPLSAGNDLALLDDDDLPLPLPGQLDPAMQRTARLASLNPNDGIDL; from the coding sequence ATGCAAGGTCAGGGCGTGCTGTTCGGGCAGATCGTCGCCGTCTTCGGCATCGTGATCGCCGGTGTGTGGGGTGCCACGCAATGGACAGCCGCCGCCCTGGGCTATCAGCTACGCCTTGGCTCGCCCTGGTTCGACTTCTTCGGCACGCCGGTCTATTACCCTTGGCGGCTGTTCGAGTGGTGGTTCTTCTTCGACGCCTATGCGCCGCAGGTCTTCGACACCGGCGGCGCGATTGCGGGCGGCAGCGGCCTGCTGGCCGTGGTGGTCGCCATCGCCATGTCGGTGTGGCGCTCGCGACAGGCCAAGCTGGTCACGACCTACGGCTCGGCGCGCTGGGCCGATGCCGCCGACATCCGCAAGGCCGGCCTCGACCAGCCTGCCGGCATTTTCCTCGGCAAGTACCGCAACGACTATCTGCGCCATGAAGGCCCGGAACACGTCCTGACCTTCGCGCCGACGCGCTCGGGCAAGGGCGTGGGCCTGGTGGTGCCGACGTTGCTGTCCTGGCCCGCATCCGCCGTCATTCACGACATCAAGGGCGAGAACTGGCAGATCACCGCCGGCTGGCGTTCACGTTTCTCGCATTGCCTGCTGTTCAACCCGACCGATGCCAGTTCGGCGGCCTACAACCCGCTGCTGGAGGTGCGACGCGGCGCGCATGAAGTGCGCGACGTGCAGAACATCGCCGACATCCTGGTCGATCCCGAAGGCGCGCTGGAGAAGCGCAATCACTGGGAGAAGACCAGTCACGCGCTACTGGTCGGCGCGATCCTGCATGTGCTCTACGCGGGCGAGGACAAGACGCTGCGCGGCGTCGCCAACTTCCTCAGCGACCCGGCTTGCCCGTTCGAGCTGACCTTGCATCGGATGATGACGACGAGGCACCTGGGCGATGCACCGCATCCGGTTGTCGCATCCGCCGCCCGCGAAGTTCTCAACAAGTCGGACAACGAGCGGTCGGGCGTCTTGAGCACGGCCATGTCGTTCCTCGGCTTGTACCGTGATCCGACCGTGGCCCAAGTCACGTCACGATGCGACTGGCGCATCGCCGACCTGATTTCTGCCGAGCATCCCGTATCGCTGTACCTGGTGGTGCCGCCTTCGGACATCAGCCGCACCAAGCCGCTGATCCGGCTGATTCTCAACCAGATCGGCCGGCGGCTCACCGAATCGCTTGATGGCAGCGACGGCATCGAACGCCGCCACAAGCTGTTGCTGATGCTCGATGAGTTTCCGGCGCTGGGCCGGCTCGACTTCTTCGAGACGGCGCTTGCCTTCATGGCCGGCTACGGCATCCGCAGTTTCCTCATCGCGCAGTCGCTCAACCAGATCGACAAAGCCTACGGCCAGAACCATTCGATTTTGGACAACTGCCATGTGCGCGTGACGTTTGCGACGAACGACGAACGCACGGCCAAGCGCATTTCCGAAACGCTCGGCACGGCCACCGAACTGCGCGCGCAGCGTAACTACGCCGGCCACCGGCTCGCGCCGTGGCTCGGGCACCTGATGGTGTCGCGGCAGGAAACGGCGCGGCCGCTGCTGACGCCGGGCGAAGTGATGCAGCTTCCGCCCGATGAATCCGTGGTGATGGTGTCCAGCGTCGCGCCGATCAAGGCGAAGAAGCTGCGCTACTACGCGGACGCCAATTTCAAGCGGCGCGTGCTGCCGCCGCCCATGCTGGCGGCAGCACGCTATGCCGACGCACCACCAGCCCGCGCCGACGACTGGAGCGGCTTGGCGATCCCGGCCGTACCCGCCGCACCCGCGACGGTATCCGCTGATGCCCTGGGCGGCCCCGATGACGGCGGCCCGCGCCGCCAGCCGGAGCTGACCGAAGTCACCGAATACAGCCCCGAACCGCTGTCCGCAGGCAATGACCTGGCGCTGCTCGATGACGACGATCTGCCGCTGCCGCTTCCCGGCCAGCTCGACCCCGCGATGCAGCGCACGGCCCGGCTGGCATCGCTGAACCCCAACGACGGAATCGACCTATGA
- a CDS encoding AraC family transcriptional regulator — MRYMDPLSEVLSLLNTQSSVFAGLKAGGDWAIDFPPPDGIKFNAIVEGTCWLTVEGVEQPIQLTAGDCFLLSRKRAFSLRSDLALPAIHSDEIYCHAINGVARCGTADAFFLIGGRFAFGEEAGLLFEGLPPVAVIKRGSDQASVLNWALQHLAHELANPSPGNAIVVQHLGHIMLVQVLRIYLTQEGNSTPSWLLAISDPRIGAVIQAIHTDPARSWTVEELAKVAGVSRSTLALRFKQKAGIAPLEYVSRWRMQLATRSLKANHTTISSIAQKLGYDSDSAFSHAFKRIMKCSPREYREKLAPVPQQ, encoded by the coding sequence ATGCGCTACATGGATCCACTATCTGAAGTTCTCTCCCTTTTGAACACTCAAAGCTCCGTCTTCGCAGGTTTGAAGGCGGGTGGAGACTGGGCCATCGACTTTCCGCCGCCCGATGGCATCAAGTTCAATGCGATCGTTGAAGGGACGTGTTGGCTGACGGTGGAGGGCGTGGAACAACCTATCCAACTGACGGCTGGAGATTGTTTTCTGCTGTCGCGCAAACGTGCGTTCTCACTTCGCAGCGATCTGGCGTTGCCCGCTATCCATTCGGATGAGATTTACTGCCATGCGATCAACGGTGTCGCCCGTTGTGGAACCGCCGATGCGTTTTTCCTGATCGGGGGACGCTTTGCCTTCGGTGAGGAAGCTGGCCTTCTATTCGAGGGACTACCTCCTGTCGCAGTCATCAAAAGAGGTTCAGATCAAGCCTCCGTGCTGAATTGGGCCTTACAGCACCTTGCCCATGAACTTGCTAATCCATCTCCAGGCAATGCGATTGTGGTTCAACATCTAGGCCATATCATGTTGGTGCAGGTTCTTCGGATTTATCTGACCCAGGAAGGAAACAGTACGCCAAGCTGGTTGCTGGCTATATCCGACCCACGCATCGGGGCAGTTATCCAGGCCATCCATACCGATCCAGCCCGCTCTTGGACGGTCGAAGAGCTCGCCAAAGTAGCGGGTGTTTCTCGCTCGACTCTTGCCTTGCGGTTCAAGCAGAAGGCCGGCATTGCTCCTTTGGAGTACGTCTCACGCTGGCGTATGCAGCTAGCCACACGATCCCTGAAAGCCAACCACACCACCATTTCCTCGATAGCGCAGAAGTTGGGGTATGACTCCGACAGTGCGTTTAGCCATGCTTTCAAGCGCATCATGAAATGCTCACCCCGTGAATATAGGGAGAAATTGGCGCCCGTTCCGCAACAATAA